In Deltaproteobacteria bacterium, one DNA window encodes the following:
- the dut gene encoding dUTP diphosphatase, with translation MDLSAAVDAEVTVPPGGRALIPTGVALSLPPGVEGQVRPRSGLAIRNGVTCLNSPGTIDADYRGEIQVILANFGEEPFRVRRGDRIAQIVFSPVLSARLTVVDDLDGTPRGAGGFGHTGT, from the coding sequence ATGGACCTTTCCGCGGCGGTCGACGCGGAGGTGACCGTCCCGCCCGGCGGCCGGGCGTTGATACCGACCGGCGTGGCGCTTTCCCTTCCGCCCGGAGTCGAGGGGCAGGTCCGCCCCCGCAGCGGGCTCGCGATCCGGAACGGGGTGACGTGCCTCAACTCCCCCGGGACGATCGACGCCGACTACCGCGGGGAGATCCAGGTGATCCTCGCGAACTTCGGGGAGGAGCCGTTCCGCGTCCGGCGCGGCGACCGGATCGCGCAGATCGTCTTTTCGCCGGTCCTGTCGGCGCGGTTGACGGTCGTGGACGACCTCGACGGGACGCCCCGCGGCGCCGGCGGCTTCGGGCACACCGGAACATAA